The following proteins are co-located in the Pseudomonas fluorescens genome:
- a CDS encoding ATP-binding protein gives MAWAAPAIGEPLVLTDEERAWIAEHPVVRIAIDPYWKPVEYFENGQYMGLASEYVRQVERLTGLRFEIVHTGGWGTVTEMLKHKEVDVLPATLRGLTTASVADQITFTHNYFIGTTVVITREQGTSIYDLQKLDGKTVSLKGGGAYQDRIQTLYPNVKILPSHKPDQELRAVVSGEADAVVGAGAVLLPYLTRKYQGVLHVAGAIGSLPMELSMGVREDLPVLHSIINKALSSLSAKETDQMVERWFCKTDYGAPSLPVLLIYYSPQITLIVFSLLLISGFALHARSQRRRAVRSEKEKTMFLAVLSHEIRSPMNAILASMELLQQFELPKEPRRLLDVASNSAEHLLRLLDDVLDISKLEAGRLQLDIAPLDIMDLSRTVTDLLNFGAQEKGIALTLIEDGPITRRLILDRLRVGQVLHNLIGNAVKFTLSGGVTVTLRHETIASKEHRAGLYVRIADSGIGMDMTARGRLFKPYSQASASTARKFGGTGLGLLICRQLVELMEGTIEVDSELNRGTTITVYLPCETGTALGPVHDKAQTSPKQKLQLTETSQLNVLLVEDTFANQAVFQAQLDVLGCRHRLAADGLSALRALDEAEYDIVLLDCDLPDITGYDFARRWREQETARGLAPTPILAISASTDFSHTSACFEAGMDGVLKKPIKLDSLRDALQLWSEASLEHVIDDVPVQEMLDLNAVVQELKADFHGLKLAHESGNAEEAARYAHRLVGACEVLKMPPQTAAQARRLEHRFRQGVGDTNAISSLELDEFECSLYDWATTSAARPFIND, from the coding sequence TGAGTACGTCAGGCAGGTCGAGCGGCTCACGGGGCTGCGGTTCGAGATCGTGCACACCGGCGGCTGGGGCACGGTAACGGAAATGCTGAAGCACAAGGAGGTGGATGTGTTGCCTGCGACCTTGCGCGGGCTCACCACGGCTTCCGTGGCTGACCAGATCACCTTTACCCATAACTACTTTATCGGCACCACGGTGGTCATTACCCGAGAGCAGGGAACGTCCATCTATGACCTGCAAAAGCTGGACGGCAAAACCGTGTCCCTCAAGGGCGGAGGGGCTTATCAGGACCGGATCCAGACGCTGTACCCGAATGTGAAAATCCTGCCCAGCCATAAACCGGACCAGGAACTCAGGGCCGTGGTCAGTGGTGAGGCCGATGCCGTGGTGGGGGCCGGCGCCGTATTGCTGCCGTACCTGACGCGCAAATACCAGGGCGTACTGCATGTGGCGGGCGCCATCGGCAGCCTGCCGATGGAGCTGTCCATGGGGGTACGTGAAGATTTGCCGGTGTTGCACAGCATCATCAACAAGGCGTTGTCTTCACTCAGCGCCAAAGAAACCGACCAAATGGTCGAGCGCTGGTTCTGCAAAACGGACTATGGCGCACCCTCATTGCCGGTATTGCTCATCTACTATTCGCCGCAAATTACCCTCATCGTGTTCAGCCTGTTGCTGATCAGTGGCTTTGCCTTGCACGCCCGGAGCCAGCGTCGCCGTGCCGTACGCAGCGAAAAAGAAAAAACCATGTTCCTGGCGGTGCTGAGCCATGAGATCCGCTCGCCCATGAACGCGATCCTGGCTTCCATGGAGCTGCTGCAGCAATTCGAGTTACCGAAAGAGCCGCGACGCCTCCTGGATGTGGCGTCCAACAGCGCTGAACACTTGTTGAGGCTGCTTGACGACGTATTGGATATCTCCAAGCTGGAGGCCGGCCGGCTTCAACTGGATATTGCTCCGCTGGACATCATGGACCTGTCTCGTACGGTCACCGATCTGTTGAACTTCGGGGCACAGGAAAAAGGCATCGCCCTGACATTGATAGAAGACGGCCCCATTACCCGGCGGCTGATCCTTGACCGGTTACGGGTCGGGCAGGTCTTGCACAACCTGATTGGCAATGCCGTGAAGTTCACGCTGAGCGGCGGTGTCACTGTCACTCTTCGCCATGAAACGATTGCCTCGAAGGAGCACCGGGCGGGGCTGTATGTGCGTATTGCCGATAGCGGTATCGGCATGGATATGACGGCCCGGGGGCGCTTGTTCAAGCCTTATTCCCAGGCGTCCGCTTCAACGGCGCGTAAGTTTGGCGGTACCGGGCTGGGCCTGCTCATTTGCAGACAACTGGTTGAGCTGATGGAGGGCACGATTGAAGTCGACAGCGAGCTGAACCGCGGTACGACGATCACCGTGTACTTGCCTTGCGAAACGGGCACGGCCCTGGGGCCGGTGCATGACAAAGCGCAAACTTCACCCAAACAGAAGCTTCAACTCACTGAAACCAGCCAGCTCAACGTGCTGCTGGTCGAGGACACCTTCGCTAACCAGGCGGTGTTTCAGGCACAGCTTGATGTATTGGGCTGTCGTCACCGGCTCGCCGCAGACGGTTTGTCGGCATTGCGCGCGCTGGACGAAGCTGAATATGACATCGTACTGCTGGACTGCGACCTGCCCGACATCACCGGGTATGACTTCGCACGGCGTTGGCGTGAGCAGGAAACGGCTCGAGGCTTGGCGCCCACACCGATCCTGGCCATTTCGGCCTCGACCGACTTCAGTCATACCTCAGCCTGCTTTGAGGCGGGCATGGATGGCGTGCTAAAAAAACCTATCAAGCTAGACAGTTTACGTGATGCCCTGCAACTTTGGAGCGAGGCATCGCTTGAGCATGTGATCGATGACGTGCCGGTACAAGAAATGTTGGACCTCAACGCCGTTGTACAGGAGCTTAAGGCTGACTTTCATGGTTTAAAACTCGCTCATGAGTCTGGCAATGCAGAGGAGGCCGCTCGCTACGCCCATCGTTTGGTGGGCGCGTGCGAAGTTCTGAAAATGCCTCCCCAGACAGCGGCACAGGCACGGCGACTGGAACATAGATTCCGACAGGGCGTAGGTGACACAAACGCAATAAGCTCGCTAGAACTGGATGAATTTGAGTGCAGCTTATATGACTGGGCGACGACAAGTGCCGCCCGTCCTTTTATTAACGATTGA
- a CDS encoding EAL domain-containing protein has protein sequence MPGEQRVGQTKSPRVLIVGDGGKWAASSLWYKPTVVADLEAASKVLHTRKFDLVLNPVSAGHDDGMALPSLLLNLGQQGVLSQLPHVLWCSDSTSGVLDSHAQLARDAGVSVQVVPSLSSDTAQDVLKVLAKGHSNGSQYVASDLCGVTDQELLKALLANLDIRIVLQPQVDLITGKYVGAEALARWQHPVLGNISPSVFVPLANNAGLNVLLFHYVEAKVVALLRRLKKLGIAIPISANASAITLCTPGLANRLEQRLKLAEVPNSLFKIELTEDVPIDDMLPLSTALCGLRLRGFSVAMDDFGCGASTLNLLTRLPFSELKIDGRFVRGMAHKPGCRAAVSGAIAIAREMKLEFVAEGIETPEQIETLLDAGCRVGQGFALSPPLEVNDFIRALASNAQSA, from the coding sequence ATGCCAGGAGAACAAAGGGTAGGCCAGACTAAATCGCCTCGCGTACTTATTGTGGGTGACGGCGGTAAATGGGCCGCAAGTAGTCTTTGGTATAAGCCCACCGTGGTCGCAGACCTAGAGGCGGCAAGCAAGGTGCTACATACACGTAAATTCGACCTTGTTCTCAACCCTGTCTCGGCCGGCCATGATGACGGCATGGCATTGCCCTCGCTTCTGTTGAACCTGGGCCAGCAAGGTGTGTTGTCGCAGTTGCCTCATGTTCTATGGTGCAGCGATTCCACCTCGGGTGTGCTGGATTCCCATGCTCAGTTGGCACGAGATGCCGGTGTGTCAGTTCAGGTAGTTCCTTCGTTAAGCTCCGACACGGCTCAGGATGTATTGAAGGTGCTTGCGAAAGGCCATTCCAACGGCTCGCAGTACGTAGCAAGTGACTTGTGTGGCGTGACGGATCAGGAACTTCTAAAAGCGTTACTGGCCAACCTCGATATCCGAATTGTGTTGCAGCCTCAGGTTGATCTGATCACCGGGAAGTATGTCGGGGCTGAGGCCCTGGCGCGGTGGCAACACCCGGTGTTGGGGAATATCTCGCCGTCGGTATTCGTCCCCTTGGCTAACAACGCTGGTCTTAACGTTCTGCTGTTTCACTATGTCGAAGCCAAAGTCGTGGCGCTGTTACGTCGCTTGAAAAAACTTGGCATTGCCATACCCATTTCAGCCAATGCATCTGCCATCACCTTGTGCACGCCGGGGCTTGCCAACCGGCTGGAGCAGCGCCTCAAGCTGGCTGAAGTGCCGAACTCACTGTTCAAAATTGAACTGACCGAAGATGTACCTATCGATGACATGTTGCCGTTGTCGACGGCTCTTTGTGGGCTGCGTCTTCGCGGGTTCTCGGTTGCCATGGATGATTTCGGTTGCGGTGCCTCCACTCTGAATCTGCTTACCCGGCTGCCGTTTTCCGAGCTGAAAATCGACGGACGTTTTGTGCGTGGCATGGCCCACAAACCGGGTTGTAGGGCGGCCGTCTCCGGTGCGATCGCGATTGCGCGTGAGATGAAGCTGGAGTTTGTCGCCGAGGGAATAGAAACGCCGGAGCAGATAGAAACGTTGCTCGATGCAGGATGCCGTGTGGGTCAGGGCTTTGCGTTGTCACCTCCGTTAGAGGTCAACGACTTCATCCGTGCATTGGCGTCGAACGCACAGTCGGCGTAA
- a CDS encoding DUF4398 domain-containing protein, whose product MSIQTMGRRAGYLVLFATVVSVLSACASAPVPSEQISLSTNAVNRAVSAGATEYAPEQMKTAQDKMFLMERAVGEKNYAQAKILAEQIEVDAALAERTARTAKTQKQLRDAQSGIQVLKQEMLQAPDSAPSPVRSVF is encoded by the coding sequence ATGAGTATTCAAACTATGGGCCGTCGAGCAGGTTATTTGGTCCTGTTCGCTACGGTGGTGTCGGTCCTGAGTGCGTGTGCAAGTGCGCCAGTACCCAGTGAACAAATTTCCTTGTCGACGAATGCCGTGAATCGGGCAGTGTCGGCGGGCGCAACTGAATATGCGCCGGAGCAAATGAAAACCGCCCAAGACAAGATGTTCCTGATGGAGCGTGCGGTGGGCGAGAAGAACTACGCCCAGGCCAAGATCCTCGCAGAACAGATCGAGGTGGATGCGGCACTGGCTGAGCGTACGGCACGCACGGCCAAGACCCAGAAACAGCTGCGCGATGCCCAGAGCGGTATCCAAGTGCTCAAGCAAGAAATGCTGCAGGCGCCTGATTCGGCACCGTCCCCCGTCCGGTCCGTGTTTTAA
- a CDS encoding OmpA family protein, whose amino-acid sequence MAYVAKQKISLAEQTILGRKAEAGLSTIDAQRTQVQLDVRTQQLKALQAMKAKQTPRGEVVTFGDVLFDTGKANLKPGNQRNVQQLADFLVSNPERKVLIEGFTDSVGADAFNQRLSDQRAQSVAFALQRLGVDMSRITTKGYGKQYPIADDSSAQSLQLNRRVEVIISNAESAVDSRG is encoded by the coding sequence TTGGCCTACGTTGCCAAGCAGAAGATCTCTCTGGCTGAACAGACCATTCTCGGTCGCAAGGCAGAAGCGGGCTTGAGCACGATTGATGCGCAACGCACCCAGGTTCAACTGGATGTACGGACCCAACAGCTCAAGGCCTTGCAGGCGATGAAAGCCAAGCAGACGCCTCGGGGCGAAGTGGTCACCTTTGGCGATGTGTTGTTCGATACCGGCAAAGCCAACCTCAAGCCCGGCAACCAACGCAACGTTCAGCAGTTGGCGGACTTTTTGGTCAGCAACCCTGAGCGAAAAGTACTGATCGAAGGCTTCACCGACAGCGTGGGGGCAGACGCCTTCAACCAGCGCTTGTCTGACCAACGCGCGCAAAGCGTGGCCTTCGCCCTGCAGCGTTTGGGTGTCGATATGAGCCGTATCACCACTAAGGGATACGGCAAGCAATACCCGATTGCCGATGATTCGTCGGCCCAGTCCCTTCAACTGAATCGTCGTGTGGAAGTGATCATTTCCAATGCCGAATCGGCGGTGGATAGCCGCGGATAA
- a CDS encoding catalase yields MSETKVLTTASGAPVSDNQNSRSAGPRGPLLLDDFHLIEKLAHFNRENIPERRVHAKGSGAYGTFTVTRDISKYTSAKLFESVGKQTPTFLRFSTVGGERGSADTERDPRGFALKFYTEEGNWDIVGNNTPVFFIRDPLKFPDFIHTQKRLPQSNLKSAQAMWDFWSYSPEALHQITILFSDRGIPDGYRHMHGFGSHTYSLINAKGERHWVKWHYKTQQGIKNLTPDAAARLAGTDPDYAQRDLFNAIEHGDFPRWSVCIQVMSEAQASAHYENPFDVTKTWSQKEFPLIEIGELELNRNPLNYFAEVEQAAFGPSNVVPGVGLSPDRMLQGRVFAYADAHRYRVGTNHQQLPVNAPRSPVNNHQRDGAMAFGSNGGAAANYESNSYADAPQQAPRYADPALVLSGAADRFDHREDTDYYSQAGALFRLMNDQQRALLIDNIAGAMAGVSAQVILRQLQYFFKADPAYGEGIAQALGVSLN; encoded by the coding sequence ATGAGCGAAACCAAAGTGCTGACCACCGCCAGCGGTGCCCCAGTCTCCGACAACCAGAACTCTCGTTCCGCTGGCCCGCGCGGTCCGCTTCTGCTCGATGATTTTCATCTGATCGAGAAACTGGCCCACTTCAACCGTGAAAATATTCCTGAGCGCCGCGTGCACGCTAAGGGGTCGGGTGCTTACGGTACCTTTACCGTTACCCGGGACATCAGCAAGTACACCAGCGCCAAGCTTTTTGAGTCCGTGGGTAAGCAAACCCCGACGTTCCTGCGGTTCTCAACCGTAGGCGGTGAGCGGGGTTCAGCGGATACCGAGCGTGACCCGCGTGGTTTCGCTCTGAAGTTTTATACCGAGGAAGGCAACTGGGACATCGTCGGAAACAACACGCCGGTGTTCTTCATTCGTGATCCACTGAAGTTTCCTGACTTCATCCATACCCAGAAGCGCCTGCCGCAAAGCAACCTGAAGAGCGCTCAGGCGATGTGGGACTTCTGGTCGTACTCTCCCGAGGCCCTGCACCAGATCACGATCCTGTTCTCGGATCGGGGGATTCCAGACGGCTACCGGCATATGCACGGCTTCGGCAGCCACACCTACAGTCTGATCAACGCCAAGGGCGAGCGTCACTGGGTGAAATGGCATTACAAGACCCAGCAAGGCATCAAGAATTTGACACCGGACGCGGCGGCTCGCTTGGCCGGTACCGACCCGGATTACGCTCAGCGTGACCTGTTCAACGCCATCGAACACGGCGACTTTCCACGGTGGAGCGTGTGCATCCAAGTCATGAGCGAAGCACAGGCGTCGGCTCATTACGAGAACCCGTTCGACGTGACCAAGACTTGGTCGCAGAAGGAGTTCCCGTTGATCGAAATCGGTGAGCTGGAGCTGAACCGCAACCCGCTGAACTATTTTGCTGAAGTCGAGCAGGCGGCATTTGGTCCCAGCAACGTGGTGCCAGGCGTCGGCCTGTCGCCGGACCGCATGCTGCAGGGCCGAGTATTCGCTTATGCCGACGCTCACCGCTATCGGGTAGGTACAAACCACCAGCAGTTACCGGTCAACGCTCCACGCAGCCCGGTGAACAACCACCAGCGTGACGGCGCCATGGCGTTTGGCAGCAATGGCGGCGCGGCCGCGAACTATGAGTCGAATAGCTACGCCGACGCGCCGCAACAGGCTCCTCGTTACGCGGATCCAGCCCTGGTCCTTAGCGGCGCGGCCGACCGTTTCGATCACCGTGAAGACACTGACTACTACAGCCAAGCAGGCGCCTTGTTCCGTCTGATGAACGATCAGCAACGTGCGCTGTTGATCGACAACATCGCCGGTGCGATGGCGGGTGTCAGTGCGCAGGTTATTCTGCGTCAGTTGCAGTATTTCTTCAAGGCCGATCCGGCTTATGGAGAGGGGATCGCACAAGCTTTGGGTGTATCACTTAACTAA
- a CDS encoding IS5 family transposase, giving the protein MKQMTFADAEYAGKRKQTRKELFLIEIHRVVPWKGLIALIQPHYPTGEGGRPAYPLMAMLRVHLMQNWFGYSDPAMEEALYETTILRQFSGLSLERIPDETTILNFRRLLEKHELAAGILGVINGYLGDRGLSLRQGTIVDATLIHAPSSTKNKDGKRDLEMHQTKKGNQYYFGAKAHIGVDDESGLVHSVVITAANVADITQVDKLLHGAENVVCADAGYTGVEKREEHAGRHVIWQIAARRSTYKKHGKRSALYKAMRKIEKAKAQVRAKVEHPFRVIKRQFGYTKVRFRGLVKNTAQMVTLFALSNLWMARRYLLSSAGEVRP; this is encoded by the coding sequence ATGAAGCAAATGACCTTCGCCGATGCCGAGTACGCCGGTAAGCGCAAGCAGACCCGCAAGGAATTGTTCCTGATCGAGATACATCGGGTCGTACCCTGGAAGGGTTTGATTGCCCTGATCCAACCTCATTACCCGACGGGCGAAGGGGGGCGTCCGGCCTATCCTTTGATGGCGATGCTGCGGGTTCATCTCATGCAGAACTGGTTCGGTTACAGCGATCCTGCGATGGAAGAAGCGCTGTACGAGACGACGATCTTGCGCCAGTTTTCAGGTCTGAGCCTGGAGCGGATCCCAGATGAAACTACCATCCTCAACTTCCGTCGCCTGCTGGAAAAGCACGAGTTGGCCGCTGGTATTCTCGGCGTGATCAATGGCTATCTGGGCGACCGCGGCTTGTCGCTGCGACAAGGCACCATCGTCGATGCCACGCTGATTCATGCGCCCAGTTCGACCAAGAACAAGGACGGCAAACGCGACCTTGAGATGCATCAAACCAAGAAAGGTAACCAGTATTACTTCGGTGCCAAAGCTCACATTGGTGTCGACGATGAGTCAGGGCTGGTGCACAGCGTGGTGATCACTGCGGCCAACGTCGCGGACATAACCCAAGTCGACAAACTGCTACACGGTGCTGAGAACGTGGTCTGCGCCGATGCAGGCTATACCGGTGTCGAGAAGCGCGAAGAGCATGCGGGACGCCACGTCATCTGGCAGATCGCAGCCCGGCGCAGTACCTACAAAAAACACGGTAAACGCAGCGCGCTGTACAAAGCGATGCGCAAGATCGAGAAAGCCAAGGCCCAGGTTCGCGCCAAGGTTGAGCATCCATTTCGAGTGATCAAGCGTCAGTTTGGTTATACGAAAGTGCGTTTCCGAGGCTTGGTGAAAAACACTGCTCAGATGGTGACGCTGTTCGCCCTGTCGAACCTTTGGATGGCGCGTCGATATTTGCTCTCCAGCGCAGGAGAAGTGCGTCCGTAA
- a CDS encoding TniQ family protein, with protein sequence MSQKILFFPMSMPDETFHSRVTRYHLLSGNRTERETFKDLFGTEPFVIKIIPKRIEDIAEKLPGDKNDNLNELLACNTILPAYKPLLGISKVNDGNSTSLVSRLPRREVSFHSMAKICLSCAQSDLIETGHSYWQRSHHIPGVTACWRHGETLLQACPTCTHPFYRKNKLLPMLTSSCVCGWRPLGSHSPSRVPEIEQKFAQFAKDLLHSDLPAVPSGVLAACYRRQAKKNGFARGNLMATTKMFESIQSKFGHDFLSRIDNAYASGKYHQWIRTTTVNDQLDMPITRHLIISLHLFGDVKTFKKRITEELILFTGTKSRKPYNKTTANTTKALHRLKVNNIIEARTGATLDYLWKHAYQATLWLTANDKKWLLGVLSKKINTASTGESKTNKLDSEYADIIKIGVKDSLK encoded by the coding sequence ATGTCTCAAAAAATTCTGTTCTTCCCAATGTCCATGCCAGACGAGACCTTTCACTCACGAGTTACCCGATATCATTTACTTTCGGGAAATAGAACTGAGCGTGAGACTTTTAAAGATCTTTTTGGTACCGAACCATTTGTTATCAAAATTATCCCTAAACGAATCGAAGATATTGCGGAGAAGCTTCCTGGCGACAAGAACGATAATCTAAATGAGTTGCTTGCGTGCAACACCATTCTTCCTGCTTACAAGCCGCTCTTAGGCATCTCCAAAGTCAATGATGGCAATAGCACTTCGCTCGTATCCAGACTTCCTCGTAGAGAGGTAAGTTTTCATAGCATGGCTAAGATTTGCCTTTCCTGCGCCCAATCGGATCTTATTGAGACGGGGCATTCGTACTGGCAACGATCTCATCATATTCCGGGCGTAACAGCTTGCTGGAGACACGGTGAGACTTTATTGCAAGCCTGCCCAACTTGCACTCATCCGTTTTACCGAAAAAACAAGCTATTACCTATGTTAACTAGCTCCTGCGTATGTGGCTGGAGACCATTAGGCTCACACTCTCCTTCGAGAGTGCCGGAAATCGAGCAAAAATTTGCGCAGTTTGCAAAGGACCTTCTGCATAGTGATTTACCGGCTGTTCCATCTGGGGTATTAGCCGCATGCTATCGTCGACAAGCCAAGAAAAATGGGTTTGCTCGTGGAAACCTAATGGCGACGACGAAAATGTTCGAAAGCATCCAATCAAAATTTGGTCATGATTTTTTGTCGAGAATTGATAACGCGTACGCGTCAGGCAAGTACCATCAGTGGATAAGAACCACCACTGTGAATGATCAGCTAGATATGCCCATCACCCGACACCTCATCATTTCTCTTCATTTATTTGGGGACGTGAAGACATTTAAAAAGAGAATTACGGAAGAGCTAATACTATTTACTGGAACAAAGTCTAGAAAACCATACAACAAAACAACCGCTAACACCACCAAGGCACTTCATCGCCTGAAAGTTAACAACATCATAGAAGCCCGCACGGGAGCAACCTTGGATTACTTATGGAAACATGCGTATCAAGCTACCCTTTGGCTCACAGCAAACGATAAAAAATGGCTTTTAGGCGTACTCTCAAAAAAAATAAATACTGCGTCAACAGGAGAATCTAAAACCAATAAACTCGATAGCGAATACGCAGACATAATTAAAATTGGCGTTAAGGATAGTCTGAAGTAG
- a CDS encoding MarR family winged helix-turn-helix transcriptional regulator, whose protein sequence is MPKIDQIDQNAEQLYEALSHLVRVYQFRDRDRSCCEGMSVTQCYALEHVIKAGPVRVQSLASELFLDKSNASRLVDSLAKQGLVQRVPDASDGRALAITVTPEGMAIYESIRSDLVGEARNLACDLSKEARDGAIEMLRRFAKATEQRCGLKDLSRDEYLPRKCC, encoded by the coding sequence ATGCCAAAGATTGATCAGATCGACCAGAACGCCGAACAGCTCTATGAAGCGCTGAGTCATTTGGTTCGCGTCTACCAGTTTCGTGACAGAGATCGCAGCTGCTGCGAAGGAATGTCCGTCACTCAATGCTACGCGCTAGAGCATGTGATCAAGGCTGGGCCTGTTCGGGTTCAATCGCTGGCCAGCGAGCTTTTTCTCGACAAGAGTAATGCCAGCCGGCTGGTCGATTCGCTTGCCAAACAGGGCCTGGTTCAACGTGTGCCGGACGCGAGTGACGGCCGTGCTCTGGCAATCACCGTGACGCCCGAAGGCATGGCCATCTACGAAAGCATTCGGTCGGACTTAGTGGGAGAAGCTCGTAATCTAGCCTGCGACTTATCGAAAGAAGCACGTGATGGCGCGATCGAAATGCTACGCCGCTTCGCCAAAGCCACCGAACAACGCTGCGGCCTGAAAGACCTTAGCCGTGACGAATATCTGCCAAGGAAATGTTGCTGA
- a CDS encoding group II intron maturase-specific domain-containing protein codes for MVDTIKHWRIHRSTTDDLRDFSRRYNAVIRGWIEYYGKFWYRNFSYRLWSALQSRLLKWMKSKYRISIRQAEHRLRLVRRENPELFAHWYLLRASNV; via the coding sequence ATGGTAGACACGATCAAACACTGGCGCATCCATCGATCCACTACGGATGACCTGAGGGATTTTTCTCGCAGGTACAACGCTGTGATTCGAGGATGGATCGAATACTACGGTAAATTCTGGTACAGAAACTTCAGCTATCGATTGTGGAGCGCGTTGCAATCGCGCCTGCTCAAATGGATGAAGAGCAAGTACCGAATCTCTATACGTCAAGCGGAGCATCGGCTGCGTCTTGTTCGAAGAGAGAATCCGGAGCTGTTCGCGCATTGGTATTTACTACGTGCATCGAATGTGTGA
- a CDS encoding DUF3800 domain-containing protein, with protein sequence MHYVAYLDEFGHVGQYVARNHPKYKTSPVFGLGGMLIPAHEVREFAIYFYKLKCQLLSYDLVHDNPGNLPAY encoded by the coding sequence ATGCATTATGTCGCTTACCTGGATGAGTTTGGCCACGTCGGTCAGTACGTCGCTCGGAACCACCCCAAGTACAAAACCAGCCCTGTATTTGGCCTCGGCGGCATGCTTATCCCTGCCCATGAAGTGCGCGAGTTCGCGATTTACTTCTACAAACTAAAGTGCCAACTGCTGTCCTACGACCTGGTGCACGACAACCCCGGCAATCTGCCGGCGTACTAG